A genome region from Gadus chalcogrammus isolate NIFS_2021 chromosome 5, NIFS_Gcha_1.0, whole genome shotgun sequence includes the following:
- the LOC130383142 gene encoding uncharacterized protein LOC130383142, with product MRLLCKSCSFASNRRVDLFKHYRLKHGNSGRTQSIPCLYANCPCSFKTFNAHKIHLSRHHVESVAPNVVVSFSCQRCNLAAFSSEKQYFEHLHSHLKRFEVVQCVFKDCSFSTNIYSTFCSHKHRKHGQHSHEDFNPEVLKTLSDTPVFQHDPVFSEQDPEVFVEPCEDLSEVIKDRLGLLFLKLESCYNVPNKCIDEIVDELQFLSCSSSGPVLRYVVESTFKKHNYDFDSALLSDLVSNLCESHPISSAVGKDGPFTTSYRRRQYMKSHFSVVDPKEYILKKRENKTFQYIPILQSLSQVLKNSLEKHLVATRNSDRASKYQSFQDGSHFQKNIFFSSDEDRLSLILYIDDFEVCNPLGTSRKIHKVTAVYWVLGNIPAHARSALTSIYLAILCKASDTKQFGFQTVLEPLLRDLQSLEKDGLFIPSFGKVIKGTVVSVVADNLGAHAVAGLVESFSGPHVC from the coding sequence ATGAGGTTGCTGTGTAAAAGTTGTAGCTTTGCCTCAAATAGAAGGGTTGATCTTTTCAAGCACTACAGACTCAAACATGGAAACAGTGGCCGTACTCAATCCATACCTTGCCTATATGCTAATTGTCCTTGTTCATTTAAGACGTTTAATGCTCACAAGATCCATCTATCCCGTCATCATGTGGAATCAGTTGCACCAAACGTGGTTGTTTCGTTCAGTTGTCAGCGCTGCAATTTAGCGGCCTTCTCTTCAGAGAAACAGTATTTTGAACATTTACACAGTCATTTGAAGAGGTTTGAAGTTGTGCAGTGTGTATTCAAAGACTGTAGCTTCAGTACAAACATCTATTCAACCTTTTGTTCTCATAAGCACAGGAAACATGGTCAGCACTCACATGAAGACTTTAATCCTGAGGTTTTGAAAACGCTTTCAGATACTCCTGTCTTCCAGCATGATCCAGTGTTTTCTGAACAGGATCCAGAGGTTTTTGTTGAACCATGTGAGGATTTGTCTGAGGTTATAAAGGATAGACTTGGACTGCTGTTTCTAAAGTTGGAGAGTTGTTACAATGTGCCGAACAAGTGCATTGATGAAATTGTAGATGAGTTACAGTTCTTATCCTGCTCCTCATCTGGACCAGTTTTGAGATATGTTGTTGAGTCCACCTTCAAGAAACACAACTATGACTTTGATTCAGCTCTTTTAAGCGATTTGGTGAGCAACTTATGTGAGTCACATCCTATTAGTTCAGCTGTAGGGAAAGATGGTCCTTTTACTACATCATATAGGAGGAGGCAATATATGAAGTCACATTTTTCAGTTGTGGATCCAAAAGAGTACATTctgaagaagagggagaatAAAACATTCCAATATATTCCTATACTGCAGTCTTTGTCACAGGTACTTAAGAATTCTCTAGAAAAGCACCTAGTTGCTACAAGGAACTCGGACAGGGCATCGAAATATCAGTCATTTCAAGATGGGTCTCATTTtcagaaaaatatttttttctcttcagATGAGGATAGATTAAGTCTTATCCTGTACATTGACGACTTTGAAGTCTGCAACCCCCTTGGAACATCCCGGAAGATACACAAAGTTACTGCTGTGTATTGGGTCTTAGGCAACATCCCAGCACATGCAAGATCGGCATTGACGAGTATATACTTAGCCATTCTCTGTAAGGCCAGTGACACCAAACAGTTTGGATTTCAGACAGTGCTAGAGCCACTATTGCGGGATCTTCAAAGCTTAGAGAAAGATGGTCTTTTCATTCCAAGTTTTGGGAAAGTGATCAAAGGCACTGTGGTGAGCGTAGTGGCTGACAATTTGGGTGCTCATGCTGTGGCAGGACTTGTTGAAAGTTTCTCAGGACCTCATGTCTGTTGA
- the LOC130383143 gene encoding uncharacterized protein LOC130383143 isoform X2 — translation MEKTFPYRRLEVVNQMPAVPDVMERWPALFYESQVKEEFKRITTINLDRTFLTKMDFYTPKLLTVFKTKGGTSGTKIKSVLESLNQQQIDSHDAVIRCLIHFLGESTEELIKDYQDVSKDVIEQDIKDGVIKILVLGSAAEGAPPTDVIIVVDGTEVLGGCKTLTNACILLMGFVYSLNLSYPPKLKYTFEVFQKLLLELDDLKFSPKVDSLRRILLQ, via the exons ATGGAGAAGACCTTTCCATATCGGCGGTTGGAGGTTGTCAACCAGATGCCTGCTGTCCCAGATGTCATGGAGAGATGGCCTGCCCTTTTCTACGAATCTCAG gtGAAGGAGGAGTTCAAGAGGATCACAACTATCAACCTGGACCGAACCTTTTTGACTAAGATGGATTTCTACACTCCAAAACTCCTGACTGTTTTCAAGACAAAGGGTGGGACTTCAGgcacaaaaataaaaagtgtgttGGAGTCACTCAATCAG CAACAGATCGATAGCCATGATGCGGTCATCCGTTGTCTGATCCATTTCCTGGGAGAATCGACAGAGGAGCTCATTAAGGactaccag GATGTTTCCAAGGATGTCATCGAACAAGACATCAAAGACGGTGTGATCAAGATCCTTGTGCTGGGCAGTGCTGCAGAGGGTGCCCCCCCAACTGATGTCATCATTGTGGTTGATGGTACAGAGGTATTGGGTGGTTGTAAAACACTCACCAATGCTTGCATTCTGCTCATGGGCTTTGTGTACTCACTGAATCTCAGTTATCCTCCAAAATTGAAATACACATTTGAAGTGTTTCAAAAGTTGCTTTTGGAGTTGGATGATTTAAAGTTCTCCCCCAAAGTGGATTCTCTGAGAAGGATACTGTTACAGTAA
- the LOC130383143 gene encoding uncharacterized protein LOC130383143 isoform X1, giving the protein MEKTFPYRRLEVVNQMPAVPDVMERWPALFYESQVKEEFKRITTINLDRTFLTKMDFYTPKLLTVFKTKGGTSGTKIKSVLESLNQQQIDSHDAVIRCLIHFLGESTEELIKDYQQDVSKDVIEQDIKDGVIKILVLGSAAEGAPPTDVIIVVDGTEVLGGCKTLTNACILLMGFVYSLNLSYPPKLKYTFEVFQKLLLELDDLKFSPKVDSLRRILLQ; this is encoded by the exons ATGGAGAAGACCTTTCCATATCGGCGGTTGGAGGTTGTCAACCAGATGCCTGCTGTCCCAGATGTCATGGAGAGATGGCCTGCCCTTTTCTACGAATCTCAG gtGAAGGAGGAGTTCAAGAGGATCACAACTATCAACCTGGACCGAACCTTTTTGACTAAGATGGATTTCTACACTCCAAAACTCCTGACTGTTTTCAAGACAAAGGGTGGGACTTCAGgcacaaaaataaaaagtgtgttGGAGTCACTCAATCAG CAACAGATCGATAGCCATGATGCGGTCATCCGTTGTCTGATCCATTTCCTGGGAGAATCGACAGAGGAGCTCATTAAGGactaccag cAGGATGTTTCCAAGGATGTCATCGAACAAGACATCAAAGACGGTGTGATCAAGATCCTTGTGCTGGGCAGTGCTGCAGAGGGTGCCCCCCCAACTGATGTCATCATTGTGGTTGATGGTACAGAGGTATTGGGTGGTTGTAAAACACTCACCAATGCTTGCATTCTGCTCATGGGCTTTGTGTACTCACTGAATCTCAGTTATCCTCCAAAATTGAAATACACATTTGAAGTGTTTCAAAAGTTGCTTTTGGAGTTGGATGATTTAAAGTTCTCCCCCAAAGTGGATTCTCTGAGAAGGATACTGTTACAGTAA